Proteins from a genomic interval of Scatophagus argus isolate fScaArg1 chromosome 6, fScaArg1.pri, whole genome shotgun sequence:
- the LOC124061047 gene encoding proproteinase E-like: MMKVGLVLLFAAYAYGCGSPTYSPSVSRVVNGVDARPYSWPWQISLQYLSGSTYRHTCGGTLIAPNWVLTAGHCIGPRTYRVVAGEYDLTGKEGFEQVLSVEKIVIHPNWNENCLSCGNDIALIKLASHAVLNNRVQLSCQPESGEVAPHNDPCYVTGWGRLYSGGLTAVKLQQALLPVVGHSICSSSDWWGSYVKTTMICAGGDIRSACHGDSGGPLNCRGVDGKWYVQGVTSFVSSLGCNTPMKPTVFTRTSSFTEWIAKTMLQN, encoded by the exons ATGATGAAAGTGGGGCTTGTCCTGCTGTTTGCTGCCTACG CTTACGGGTGTGGCTCTCCCACCTACAGTCCCTCTGTGAGCCGGGTGGTGAACGGGGTAGATGCTCGGCCCTACAGCTGGCCATGGCAG ATCTCCCTTCAGTACCTCAGCGGGTCCACGTACCGTCACACCTGTGGAGGCACCCTGATCGCCCCCAACTGGGTGCTGACGGCAGGCCACTGCATCGG ACCACGTACCTACCGCGTGGTGGCGGGCGAGTACGACCTCACCGGAAAGGAGGGCTTTGAGCAGGTCCTCAGCGTGGAGAAGATCGTGATTCACCCCAACTGGAACGAGAACTGTCTGTCTTGTGG TAACGACATCGCGTTGATCAAACTGGCCTCGCACGCCGTCCTGAACAACAGGGTGCAGCTCTCCTGTCAGCCAGAGAGCGGCGAGGTCGCTCCTCACAACGACCCGTGCTACGTCACCGGCTGGGGAAGACTCTACA GCGGTGGTCTCACCGCCGTGAAGCTCCAGCAGGCTCTCCTCCCCGTGGTCGGCCAcagcatctgcagcagcagcgacTGGTGGGGGAGCTACGTGAAGACCACGATGATCTGTGCTGGTGGTGACATCCGCTCTGCCTGCCAT ggagACTCAGGGGGCCCTCTGAACTGCAGGGGTGTTGATGGCAAGTGGTACGTGCAGGGTGTGACCAGCTTCGTCTCCTCCCTGGGATGCAACACCCCCATGAAGCCCACCGTGTTCACTCGCACCTCCAGTTTCACTGAGTGGATCGCCAAA aCTATGCTGCAGAATTGA
- the LOC124061045 gene encoding alanine aminotransferase 2-like isoform X2: MSSVQEVNPRVLRIRAPTCLQREAARITQEISQGAEKPFKKVIDVSSGDPHRAGMAPISFVRQVLAACLYPELLKEESLPLDARQRAERLLGACGGSVGSYSVTSRGIPHVLQGVAEFITRRDGGVTSDPESIVFSTGAQKNLLLVLHLMASGEGEAQTGVLTPVPCPHTLPMLLDACGVTAVPYLLMEDQGWALDLVELHRALKTARGCCEPRALYISNPGNPTGHVQDRKTIEDVIRFAASEGLVLLVEEVYQDSTYGQQKEFISYKRVLFDMGKKYSETVELISINSISNASMGECGLRGSYMEVINLDPAVNKYLRNMQATSSPPILPQLALDVMVSPPSPGDPSYETYRQEILHIQTTLSLNAQRAHEFLNDLPGVSCQPAMAGVFLYPRLRLPPQMIEEAKLGVEADVLYCQWLLEEEGVCLGAGCENGHEGQNYHIRLCVLAPPATLEEVLARLCSFHLRLLDRFP; this comes from the exons GGAGCAGAGAAACCCTTCAAGAAGGTGATTGATGTCAGTTCAGGGGATCCCCACAGAGCGGGAATGGCTCCCATCTCATTTGTTCGCCAG gTCTTGGCAGCATGTTTGTACCCTGAGCTCCTCAAAGAAGAAAGCCTGCCTCTGGACGCCAGGCAGAGGGCCGAGAGGCTTCTGGGCGCCTGTGGAGGGAGCGTAG GTTCGTACTCTGTAACCTCCAGAGGTATACCTCATGTCCTGCAAGGTGTTGCTGAGTTCATCACGAGGCGAGATGGTGGAGTGACTTCAGACCCAGAAAGCATCGTGTTCTCCACTGGCGCTCAGAAGAATCTGTTG CTGGTTTTGCACCTGATGGCCAGTGGGGAGGGGGAGGCTCAGACGGGTGTGTTGACCCCGGTGCCCTGCCCACACACTTTGCCCATGCTGTTGGACGCGTGCGGGGTGACAGCGGTGCCGTACCTGCTGATGGAGGACCAAGGCTGGGCTTTAGACCTGGTCGAACTGCACCGAGCGCTGAAGACCGCCAGGGGGTGCTGTGAGCCCAGAGCCCTTTATATCAGCAACCCAGGGAACCCCACAG GTCATGTGCAGGACAGGAAGACAATAGAGGACGTGATTCGTTTTGCTGCGTCCGAGGGGCTCGTCCTGTTGGTTGAAGAG GTGTACCAGGACAGCACGTATGGGCAGCAAAAAGAGTTTATTTCCTATAAGAGAGTCCTGTTTGACATGGGAAAAAAGTACTCAGAGACAGTGGAGCTGATCTCCATAAATTCCATATCGAATGCCAGCATGGGAGA ATGTGGTCTGAGAGGAAGTTATATGGAAGTGATTAACTTAGACCCCGCAGTCAACAAGTATTTAAGAAACATGCAGGCCACCTCCAGCCCTCCGATTTTACCGCAGCTCGCCCTGGACGTGATGGTCAGTCCGCCCTCACCTGGAGATCCTTCCTATGAAACGTACAGACAG GAGATTCTCCACATCCAGACGACTCTGTCCCTGAATGCTCAGCGTGCTCATGAGTTCCTGAATGATCTGCCGGGCGTGAGCTGCCAGCCAGCGATGGCGGGAGTCTTTCTTTATCCCCGTCTGCGTCTACCACCTCAGATGATAGAGGAGGCCAAG TTGGGGGTGGAGGCAGATGTGCTTTACTGTCAGTGGTtgctggaggaggaaggtgtgtgtttgggagCAGGCTGCGAGAACGGACACGAAGGTCAAAACTACCACATCAG actgtgtgttttggctCCTCCTGCCACCCTGGAGGAGGTCCTGGCACGACTTTGTTCTTTCCACCTGCGCCTGTTGGACAGATTTCCCTGA
- the LOC124061045 gene encoding alanine aminotransferase 2-like isoform X1, with the protein MSSVQEVNPRVLRIRAPTCLQREAARITQEISQGAEKPFKKVIDVSSGDPHRAGMAPISFVRQVLAACLYPELLKEESLPLDARQRAERLLGACGGSVGSYSVTSRGIPHVLQGVAEFITRRDGGVTSDPESIVFSTGAQKNLLLVLHLMASGEGEAQTGVLTPVPCPHTLPMLLDACGVTAVPYLLMEDQGWALDLVELHRALKTARGCCEPRALYISNPGNPTGHVQDRKTIEDVIRFAASEGLVLLVEEVYQDSTYGQQKEFISYKRVLFDMGKKYSETVELISINSISNASMGECGLRGSYMEVINLDPAVNKYLRNMQATSSPPILPQLALDVMVSPPSPGDPSYETYRQEILHIQTTLSLNAQRAHEFLNDLPGVSCQPAMAGVFLYPRLRLPPQMIEEAKKLGVEADVLYCQWLLEEEGVCLGAGCENGHEGQNYHIRLCVLAPPATLEEVLARLCSFHLRLLDRFP; encoded by the exons GGAGCAGAGAAACCCTTCAAGAAGGTGATTGATGTCAGTTCAGGGGATCCCCACAGAGCGGGAATGGCTCCCATCTCATTTGTTCGCCAG gTCTTGGCAGCATGTTTGTACCCTGAGCTCCTCAAAGAAGAAAGCCTGCCTCTGGACGCCAGGCAGAGGGCCGAGAGGCTTCTGGGCGCCTGTGGAGGGAGCGTAG GTTCGTACTCTGTAACCTCCAGAGGTATACCTCATGTCCTGCAAGGTGTTGCTGAGTTCATCACGAGGCGAGATGGTGGAGTGACTTCAGACCCAGAAAGCATCGTGTTCTCCACTGGCGCTCAGAAGAATCTGTTG CTGGTTTTGCACCTGATGGCCAGTGGGGAGGGGGAGGCTCAGACGGGTGTGTTGACCCCGGTGCCCTGCCCACACACTTTGCCCATGCTGTTGGACGCGTGCGGGGTGACAGCGGTGCCGTACCTGCTGATGGAGGACCAAGGCTGGGCTTTAGACCTGGTCGAACTGCACCGAGCGCTGAAGACCGCCAGGGGGTGCTGTGAGCCCAGAGCCCTTTATATCAGCAACCCAGGGAACCCCACAG GTCATGTGCAGGACAGGAAGACAATAGAGGACGTGATTCGTTTTGCTGCGTCCGAGGGGCTCGTCCTGTTGGTTGAAGAG GTGTACCAGGACAGCACGTATGGGCAGCAAAAAGAGTTTATTTCCTATAAGAGAGTCCTGTTTGACATGGGAAAAAAGTACTCAGAGACAGTGGAGCTGATCTCCATAAATTCCATATCGAATGCCAGCATGGGAGA ATGTGGTCTGAGAGGAAGTTATATGGAAGTGATTAACTTAGACCCCGCAGTCAACAAGTATTTAAGAAACATGCAGGCCACCTCCAGCCCTCCGATTTTACCGCAGCTCGCCCTGGACGTGATGGTCAGTCCGCCCTCACCTGGAGATCCTTCCTATGAAACGTACAGACAG GAGATTCTCCACATCCAGACGACTCTGTCCCTGAATGCTCAGCGTGCTCATGAGTTCCTGAATGATCTGCCGGGCGTGAGCTGCCAGCCAGCGATGGCGGGAGTCTTTCTTTATCCCCGTCTGCGTCTACCACCTCAGATGATAGAGGAGGCCAAG AAGTTGGGGGTGGAGGCAGATGTGCTTTACTGTCAGTGGTtgctggaggaggaaggtgtgtgtttgggagCAGGCTGCGAGAACGGACACGAAGGTCAAAACTACCACATCAG actgtgtgttttggctCCTCCTGCCACCCTGGAGGAGGTCCTGGCACGACTTTGTTCTTTCCACCTGCGCCTGTTGGACAGATTTCCCTGA